CTTTTCACACACTGGTCCCTCACAGGCatatttttaatgaaattaattttttttatttttattaatattcATTAATATCTCGCCTAAAAGGTTGCatcgaaaaaataaacaatacaGAAATAGTTCTTACCAAAACAACTGTTTTATTGCGACACTTTCAgtggccaacttaccccactgcCGGGGCAAGTTGCCCTTTGAgttggggcaagttggccTTACATTCGACATAGAGCCTACTACAGAGCCGTCTTAGAGCAATTCGAGCAAATATAACTTTCGTCATCTTCTCCTCTTTTGTCGACGCAGCTCTCGCACGCCCATAAACCGCAATTGTTTAAACAACGGATCCAATCTTCTTTAGTTGTTGAATAACGCGCTGCAAATTCTGGGCAGAACGATtcatccttctttttctttctcccagTTTGTTTAGGTTTGATCGGTTTAGTTATAGTCGGTTCTTTGgatggaaaaatttttcttgcCGCTTTGGTTTTAACAGCTGCTTTCTCAGATTCGATTACAGCTTTGATTGGAGTGTCCGTAAGTATAGAAGACGTCCTCTTCCTTCTACCATTATTTGTTTTCGGAGCTGTGCGAGGTCCAGTTTTTGGAAAAGGTCGTACTTGTTCAATTATTGAAGCTGTAGAAGCAGAAGAACTGGcggaagaaattgaagaaGGAGTAGGTGAATCATTAGTTTTTGGGCTGCTTCCACTACGTTTCTTATGGCTATTTGCCTCAACAGTGGGCTCTACAGTCGCTTCTACATTGAACTCTACAGTTGGTTCCACAGTCGGTTCCGCAATCGGCCCCACATCAACAAAAAAGTATGGTGGCAAGTCAAATGGTTGGTTTTCAGGGGGCAAATCCATTTGAAGTGAAACAGCAACGTTCTCAGGATCAGCTCTATCAGTCACAAATCCAGGGTTATAATCTGCTGTGGCATGAAATCCTTCGCGGTCGAATGGGACAATCCCAGCTTTCTTGAATCCGGCTGTAATATTTGAAGGTATGGAAGCGAGAGGAAATGCCTTGTTGACAATGCCAGGAATGTCGTAAATCGTCATTGTTTTCCCGGGATTGTTCAACATCCAACTTGCAGAAGCACTACTGATGTATTTCTTCATTGGGCCATAAACAGACACGTCCAATGGCTGCAATCTATGAGAGCAGTGGGCCGGGAACGATAGAAAATGCACATAGTTTTCTTTAGCGGTGTTCAATGCGTTGATTGACATGTGGGACGAGTGATTGTCTAGAAGAAGGATGACGGGTCGTTCCTTACTTGGACGAACAAATGTAATGAAATGTTTAATCCAAAGGTCCATGCTAGCATCATTCATCCAACCTGCTTTGTTGGTTGTACCGTCGCAACCTAGAGGCCCCCCTACGAGAAAATGATGCTTGAAATTTACTCtgaaatagaacaaaaagaaatgtaagaaaagacaaattactttattaaaaataatgtaATTTACCGAGGAAAGACAAAGAAGGGTGGAATAGTATTGCCGTAGCTGGAAACTGCACAACAAACCGTAACCAACACCCCTCTCTCTCCTGAAACAATTGATTCTGGCAAATGGATGGAAATTGTATGAATAATTAAGCATATGCAATGAAAGATAGGCTACACAAAAAGCTTACCTATTTGTTTCTGGCCTTTTCGACCTACGATCTTTTCAGGTGTTGAAACTGTAGTAACACCAACTTCGTCCATGTTCCAGACGCATTCAAGCCCAATTTTTTCTCTCACCAACAATCTTTCATAATTGTCAAAGAACAAATCACAATTGTGGATGTTAAATGATGAGGTTCTTGCCAGGGAAGTAGCCTCAGGTTTTCTTATTGCCAGAGTAGGATGGCGTTTCATGAAAGATGCAAACCAGTCTGGTCCAGCTGAAAGTTTTTCAGTCCACGAAGGTGGGATTTTTAGATTTCTCTTTGTGGCAACATTATAAGCCAGCTTTCTAACATCAATTGGGGACAATCCAAAGTAAATATCTGCTGAACGATGAAGGTAATCAGCTAGCAGAGCCTCATCTTCCTTGTTGAAAACCTGCACGATAAATGTTTACACACATAAGCTCATATTAACACAAACTATAACAAAACAGTTACCTGGCGCGCAGATGAATACCCATGATGGGTTGGAGAAACACTATTAGGCCTGTTTTGTTCTTCTAATCCTgacttcttcttgttttcaaCATATCTTGTAAGACTTCTTCTTGGAATGTTAAAAAGAATAGCCACAATATAAACTGATTTTCCCTCGTCCAACACCTTTGCAACTGCTCTGTCAATTACATCAGATGGGACCTTTACTCTGTCAGTTTTTCTAACGTAGTTTCTCATTTTTCTGCaaaaattcaagaagaaaatttgaataGGCTCACTTTGACAGACGAACTCATGTTGGCCAACTTGCCCCATGGAAAAATGGCCAACCTTCCCCACGAGTCATTTTCATCGAATTATTAAAATAGAATCTAAGGGAATTTaactacagaaaaaaaaaataaaccgaAAAATAGCTTGAGGAATAAGCTATCTACGAAACATCACTACACAAATATGTTATTCATACcttagaagaaaaaagagaaatagtccacgaaaaaaaaagttggtcgGCAAAACTGAAACAAGTTTTTGACGATTAAAACTTTACGAATGAAGTGCGgacgaaaaattttttggtgggggccatctataaataaaaatacacatTTTGGCTATTCTGAAAAAAGTGAAATTTCAAATGGATACAAATAAGAGCCAAACGAGCATCTTACCCCGCAGACCATataaccccggtctcccctattcacattgaatacaagtatatttgatcctgtttacatatagaagttaaaactcatggtatcacagtgtattcacattgaatacaagtatatttgattctgtttacatgcagaagtataaactcataataaaacagtgtattcacattgaatacaagtatatttgattctgtttacatgtagaagtataaactcataatataacagtgtattcacattgaatacaagtatatttgatcctgtttacatatagggtagccggtgaaataggaccgaaacgaaataggactggaggAATAGGACTGATaatttccagtcctatttctcctgtagaaataggactgggagTAATAGGACtgatttttaaatacattttaaacagtcctatttctcctttgaccggtcctatttctccttaaGGTTagacttattttttattcctaCTCTTTCATATTTCAGGACAATGAGCCTCCAAACTGGTAGGCAAGATGGGAGGGGAATTATCCGAGACAAGCGGGTAGGCTTATATCCTTCAGTCCTTGAAAATTACCGTCGACAAAATTTCAGCGCTTAATTCACTTGCAGCTTAAGAACTCgttatgataaaaaattttttttcagtactttaaccgaaattttttacaatatatagttcatttatcaaaaaattaatcatttcatAAATGTGAGTGCAATTTTACtttggttattatttattctttttacgACTTGCATCATAGAGGGGCTACGATGGGTGTGGTCCTCACCCTTCTAGGGAGGGGGATGATTCACCAAAGGGGCTGAGATTCCAAGGTACGAATCATCCCACGCAACCCCCTCTGTGTTGCAAGATGTacgaaaaatttacaatatagtttatacttctacatgtaaacagaatcaaatatacttgtattcaatgtgaatacactgtgataccatgagtttttacttctatatgtaaacaggatcaaatatacttgtattcaatatgaatacactgttatattgtgagtttatacttctaaatgtaaacaggatcaaatatactagtattcaatgtgaatacactgttatattatgagtttatacttctacatgtaaacagaatcaaatatacttgtattcaatgtgaatacactgttatattatgaatttatacttctacatgtaaataggaacaaatatacttgtatttcatgtaaatacactgtgataccattagttttaaattctatatgtaaacaggatcaaatatacttgtatttaatgtgaatacactgttatattataagtttatacttctacatgtaaacagaatcaaatatacttgtattcaatatgaatacactgtgacacatgagtttttatttctatataaaacaaaaaagatcaaatatacttatgaatatatatattatgaatttatacttctacatgtaaataggaacaaatatacttgtatttcatgtaaatacactgtgataccattagttttaaattctatatgtaaacaggatcaaatatacatgtattcaatgtgaatacactgttatattatgagtttatacttctacatgtcaacagaataaaatatgcttgtattcaatgtgaatacactctgataccatgagttttaacttctatatgtaaacaggatcaaatatacttttattcaatgtgaatacactgttatattatgagtatatacttctacatgtaaacagaatctaatatacttgtattcaatgtgaatacactgtgataccttgagtttttacttctatatgtaaacaggatcaaatatacttgtattcaatgtgaatacactgttatattatgagtttatatatctacatgtaaacagaatcaaattaaattgtattcaatgtgaatacactgtgataccataggttttcacttctatatgtaaacaggatcaaatatacttttattcaatgtaaatacactgttatattatgagtttttatttctacatgtaaacagaatcaaataaccttgtattcaatgtgaatacactgtgataccacgagtttttacttctatatataaacaggatcaaatatacttgtattcaatgtgaatacactgttatattatgagtttatacttctacatgtaaacagattcaaatatagttgtattcaatgtgaataccctgttatattaagagtatttacttctaaatgtaaacagaatcaaatatacttgtattcaatgtgaatacactgtgataccacgtgtttttacttctatatgtaaacagaatcaaatatacttgcattcaatgaaaatacactgttatattatgagtttatacttctacatgtaaacagactcaaatatacttgtattcaatgtgaataaactgtgataccatgagtttttacttctatatgtgcgACGGCACTAATTGCGCGAAGCTAAGGTTTTAGATTTAATTGAACTAGAAATTTGCCACTAAATCGAGTCCAGAGTTTTTATTTGTCGACAAGACAGAAATACGAATGAGGCCTAGTTGCCAGCAAGGCGAGATGAGATTCACTGTCTCgcgagagagaaaaagggaaGACAAGAAAAGTATGGGGAATACGGGCCAGAGATCATTAAGACGAAACCGCTTCTGACCCCGCGGGAAGAATTGGGCTGTCCGTCACATTGCCGGCCCTGTTTTCATTGGTGAAAACATCTTTGGGATCGTCCGCCTCGAGTAAACACAGCTTGTGTGCTGACCGGATGTAGCGGGTCGTTTTCGACTTGATGTCCGAAGGATTTTTTCGGCCCTTTTTTCCAGGAAGAGCGCGAGTGACTTCTACTTCGGCAGACCGGACAGCTCCATCTGCGCCAACTTCTACACGAACAATTCGGCCGATTGGCCAAGTGCTTCGTTTCGGGTTGGGTATCTCCATGAGGACAACATCTCCGACAGCCAAGTTTCGCCGAGGGCGGAGCCATTTTGTCCGTTCAATTAGAGTAGGGAGGTACTCTCGCATCCAGCGGTTCCAAACGTGGTTGACGATTTCCTGCGCGTCCATCCACCGCCGCTTACTGAGCAACTGCGGTTGAGCGTCGAAGTTGGAGTGCAGTTGGATATTTGGCCGTCCATGGAGAAAATGATTTGGGGTGAGAGCGTCGACTTCGGTGGGATCACTGCTCACCGGGTTCAATGGACGGGCGTTCAACAAAGCTTCAACACCGGTCATGACGGTAGAGAGCACTTCTTGAGTGACGACTCGCTCATTTAAAACAATTCGCATAGCGAGCTTCGCGGATTTAATCATCCGTTCCCAAGATCCACCAAAATGAGGGGAAGCGGGAGGGCTGAAACGCCATTCGATATTTCGGTTAGCCATATTTTTGGCCAACGCTTCCGGATTCCATTGAGCAATGGGATCACGGATCTCCTGTTCTCCATCGACTAGGTTAGTTCCGTTATCGCTGTAACAGACAAGGGGGACTCCGCGACGGTCTGTGAAACGGGAGAAAGCCATCATGAATGAATCGAGGTCCATGGAATCAGCAAGTTCAAGGTGGACGGCTCGGCAATCCAGAAACGTAAACATGACTCCGTACGTTTTCAGAGTGAGTCGAAGCATGGAGACATGCAGCGGGCCGAAGTAGTCGATTCCGACATGGGTAAACGGCCACTGGTGTGTTTTAATTCTGCTGGCCGGCGAGGGCCCCATGAGCGGACACACCGGTTGGCTGTCGCGTCGCTTGCACTCGAAGCAGGGACGAATCACTCTCTTGATGGTGGCCCGTGGCTGCAGGACATGATACGTCGCCCGGAGATTATGTAACAAGCGCTCCATTTTTGCGTGAGTAAGGCGATTGTGGAGGTCGAGAATAATCATTGTCGCCAGCTGGCTGTCGGAAGACAAAACGATGGGGTGTTTTGTGTCTTCAGGGAGACCAGCATGCTGAATCCGGCCGCCCACCCGAACGATTCCGGACGCGTCTATAAAGGGGGTCAACGTGGCCAACTTGGAGGTGACTGGAACGGGTTTTCCTTTGCGTAAAAAACGGATCTCTACTGCAAAATGATGCTCCTGGTCGACCCGAATCAATAATGTTTGGGCATCACGCAGTTCTGGAGCTGTGAGCCATCGAGAAAACGGGATGACACACTTTTTCAGCGAAAGAGAATAATTCCGAAGGAAGCGCAGCTGCCAGGCGACGATCCTTTTGATTTTGATGAAATCGGAAAACCGTTGAATCACCAAAAAAATGGGATGAGGCGTAGGAACTCGAATGGAACCAATCCATTTAGCGGGTGAGACTTCGGGGTCATCATTTTCTGGCTCGGCAATGTTCATCGGTGATGGCCAGGCCGTTTCGGGCATCAATAAAAAATCAGGGCCGCGAAACCAGCGATGTTGGGTGGTGAAGAAGGCAGCGGACACACCTCGGGATCCGTCGTCGGCGGGATTGAGCTCACCGGGAATGTGACGCCATTGAGTCGCTTCGCTTTGATCCAGAATGTCCGTCACTCGATGGGCCACAAAGGCATGGTATTTGCACGTTTTCGAGTGAATCCATTGTAACACTGTTTGTGAATCACACCAATAATAAACAGCGGATGCGATGGGACCAAGATCCGTGATGACGGTGGCGCATAATTGGGCACCGAGAACCGCGCCTTGCAGTTCCAACCGTGGAATCGAAAGTTGGCGAAGGGGAGAAACTCTTGATTTTGCCATAATCAAAGTGAGGCCAAAATGAGATTCTCCGTATGACGCGCGAAGAAATACACAAGCAGCAAATCCTAATTCCGAAGCATCAGTGAAGACGTGCAGTTGGTAATCCGATGGTTGGGTAGGTCGACGAAAGCAGCGGGGAATTTTTAAAGTTGATATCGTGGGCAGGTCAGCGACCCACCGTTTCCAAACATCGAGAAGTGCCGGTGGGAGCGGATCGTCCCATTCGACTCCGGATCGCCAGATATCTTGCATCAGGATTTTTGCCACCATCACGATTGGAACGAGAAAGCCCAACGGATCAAAGATCGACGCGATTTCTTGCAGGACTTGCCTTTTCGTTTTGACATCGAGTCGGGTGTTGGAATTAAACATAAAAGCGTTGTGCTGGCAGTCCCAAAGGATACCGAGGGTGCGTTCAACGGGCAAAGGGTCGGTGTTGATATCCAGCGCTCTTGCTCGATCAGCCTGATTGACAGAGGCCAACACGGGACGGGACGATGACATCCATTGCACCATATTAAATCCTCCGTGCTTGAGAAGATCGGTTACTTCCTGGCGCTGGGCGATGGCTTCGGCTTCAGTATCGGCTGAATCTAGATAATTATCTACGTATATGTTCTTCAAAACTTTCTCCGCGACTCCTGGGTGTTGGGGTCCAAAATCTTCTGCTGTCCGTCGCAGTGCATAAATGCAGCTTGTCGGTGAGGAGACAGCTCCGAAGACGTGGACAGTCATCTGGAATGTTTGTGGGTCTTCGGTACTGCCCGGTTCTCTCCAGATGAATCGCAATAGGGATTGTTGATGTTCCGGCACTTGCACCTGATGGTACATTTTCTGAATGTCGCCAGAAATTGCGCATGGGCGCTGCCGAAAGCGCAATAATACTGCGATGAGAGAAGTAAGTAAATCCGGACCCTTGTACAGCTCTTCATTTAATGATGTGCCACGGAAGCGCGCCGACGGATTGAAAACTACCCGAACTTTTCCGGGCTTGCTTGCCGCTGTGACTCCATGGTGCGGCAGATAGCATACATGGCCGCGAGTTGGAGGAGAGTTGGGGTCCACTAATTTGGCGTGGCCGGCCGCGATGTACTCGTTGACGACGGCCGCATACCTTTTAGCAAACACCGGATCATTTTTAAAGCGGCGCTCCAATGACGCGAAATGACTGAAGGCGACTTCGGCGTTGTTCGGTAGATTTAATTCCGGATTCTTTAACATCAAACCGACTTCGTAGCGCTCGCCGGTATGCCGGATAGTATCTTGAAGAATGCGAAACGCTTTTTGATCATCTGGTGGTAGGTTTTGATGAGGATAAAGCCCGACGCCGTACGATTCCGTTTTCCAGAACCGCTGGACAGCTTCATTTAAGAACTCGTCGGATTGTTGACGTGAAATATGTCCAACTGAGATGGGCCGGTAATTTTGTCGCTTCAGCAGTGACTCTGGGACTGGACCTGCGATGCTCCATCCGAAATGGGTTAAGATTCCGTCTGGCGCTTCGGTTCCGTCGGGTGGACTGCGTTGCTCCAGTACATCATGGACGCG
This sequence is a window from Daphnia magna isolate NIES linkage group LG7, ASM2063170v1.1, whole genome shotgun sequence. Protein-coding genes within it:
- the LOC116936008 gene encoding tigger transposable element-derived protein 6 isoform X1 gives rise to the protein MGQVGQHEFVCQSEPIQIFFLNFCRKMRNYVRKTDRVKVPSDVIDRAVAKVLDEGKSVYIVAILFNIPRRSLTRYVENKKKSGLEEQNRPNSVSPTHHGYSSARQVFNKEDEALLADYLHRSADIYFGLSPIDVRKLAYNVATKRNLKIPPSWTEKLSAGPDWFASFMKRHPTLAIRKPEATSLARTSSFNIHNCDLFFDNYERLLVREKIGLECVWNMDEVGVTTVSTPEKIVGRKGQKQIESIVSGERGVLVTVCCAVSSYGNTIPPFFVFPRVNFKHHFLVGGPLGCDGTTNKAGWMNDASMDLWIKHFITFVRPSKERPVILLLDNHSSHMSINALNTAKENYVHFLSFPAHCSHRLQPLDVSVYGPMKKYISSASASWMLNNPGKTMTIYDIPGIVNKAFPLASIPSNITAGFKKAGIVPFDREGFHATADYNPGFVTDRADPENVAVSLQMDLPPENQPFDLPPYFFVDVGPIAEPTVEPTVEFNVEATVEPTVEANSHKKRSGSSPKTNDSPTPSSISSASSSASTASIIEQVRPFPKTGPRTAPKTNNGRRKRTSSILTDTPIKAVIESEKAAVKTKAARKIFPSKEPTITKPIKPKQTGRKKKKDESFCPEFAARYSTTKEDWIRCLNNCGLWACESCVDKRGEDDESYICSNCSKTAL
- the LOC116936008 gene encoding tigger transposable element-derived protein 6 isoform X2, whose product is MRNYVRKTDRVKVPSDVIDRAVAKVLDEGKSVYIVAILFNIPRRSLTRYVENKKKSGLEEQNRPNSVSPTHHGYSSARQVFNKEDEALLADYLHRSADIYFGLSPIDVRKLAYNVATKRNLKIPPSWTEKLSAGPDWFASFMKRHPTLAIRKPEATSLARTSSFNIHNCDLFFDNYERLLVREKIGLECVWNMDEVGVTTVSTPEKIVGRKGQKQIESIVSGERGVLVTVCCAVSSYGNTIPPFFVFPRVNFKHHFLVGGPLGCDGTTNKAGWMNDASMDLWIKHFITFVRPSKERPVILLLDNHSSHMSINALNTAKENYVHFLSFPAHCSHRLQPLDVSVYGPMKKYISSASASWMLNNPGKTMTIYDIPGIVNKAFPLASIPSNITAGFKKAGIVPFDREGFHATADYNPGFVTDRADPENVAVSLQMDLPPENQPFDLPPYFFVDVGPIAEPTVEPTVEFNVEATVEPTVEANSHKKRSGSSPKTNDSPTPSSISSASSSASTASIIEQVRPFPKTGPRTAPKTNNGRRKRTSSILTDTPIKAVIESEKAAVKTKAARKIFPSKEPTITKPIKPKQTGRKKKKDESFCPEFAARYSTTKEDWIRCLNNCGLWACESCVDKRGEDDESYICSNCSKTAL
- the LOC116936007 gene encoding uncharacterized protein LOC116936007, which encodes MSKGCTSRKKCIVNNCGQPHHSLLHDAPRLAPTEPKSILKQPQKTVTLPLNVATLSVDDDESCTVLQIVPVTLESDGKTLETFGFLDPGSQTTLILDRASEQLDLDGEEDMTKLGTFHGEDPIIKMKKVKFNIQPRDGSRSFPVKKAFSVPKLNVNAQQIEWPVTKREWSYLRGVDIPHIDTNNVTILIGRDVMRVHDVLEQRSPPDGTEAPDGILTHFGWSIAGPVPESLLKRQNYRPISVGHISRQQSDEFLNEAVQRFWKTESYGVGLYPHQNLPPDDQKAFRILQDTIRHTGERYEVGLMLKNPELNLPNNAEVAFSHFASLERRFKNDPVFAKRYAAVVNEYIAAGHAKLVDPNSPPTRGHVCYLPHHGVTAASKPGKVRVVFNPSARFRGTSLNEELYKGPDLLTSLIAVLLRFRQRPCAISGDIQKMYHQVQVPEHQQSLLRFIWREPGSTEDPQTFQMTVHVFGAVSSPTSCIYALRRTAEDFGPQHPGVAEKVLKNIYVDNYLDSADTEAEAIAQRQEVTDLLKHGGFNMVQWMSSSRPVLASVNQADRARALDINTDPLPVERTLGILWDCQHNAFMFNSNTRLDVKTKRQVLQEIASIFDPLGFLVPIVMVAKILMQDIWRSGVEWDDPLPPALLDVWKRWVADLPTISTLKIPRCFRRPTQPSDYQLHVFTDASELGFAACVFLRASYGESHFGLTLIMAKSRVSPLRQLSIPRLELQGAVLGAQLCATVITDLGPIASAVYYWCDSQTVLQWIHSKTCKYHAFVAHRVTDILDQSEATQWRHIPGELNPADDGSRGVSAAFFTTQHRWFRGPDFLLMPETAWPSPMNIAEPENDDPEVSPAKWIGSIRVPTPHPIFLVIQRFSDFIKIKRIVAWQLRFLRNYSLSLKKCVIPFSRWLTAPELRDAQTLLIRVDQEHHFAVEIRFLRKGKPVPVTSKLATLTPFIDASGIVRVGGRIQHAGLPEDTKHPIVLSSDSQLATMIILDLHNRLTHAKMERLLHNLRATYHVLQPRATIKRVIRPCFECKRRDSQPVCPLMGPSPASRIKTHQWPFTHVGIDYFGPLHVSMLRLTLKTYGVMFTFLDCRAVHLELADSMDLDSFMMAFSRFTDRRGVPLVCYSDNGTNLVDGEQEIRDPIAQWNPEALAKNMANRNIEWRFSPPASPHFGGSWERMIKSAKLAMRIVLNERVVTQEVLSTVMTGVEALLNARPLNPVSSDPTEVDALTPNHFLHGRPNIQLHSNFDAQPQLLSKRRWMDAQEIVNHVWNRWMREYLPTLIERTKWLRPRRNLAVGDVVLMEIPNPKRSTWPIGRIVRVEVGADGAVRSAEVEVTRALPGKKGRKNPSDIKSKTTRYIRSAHKLCLLEADDPKDVFTNENRAGNVTDSPILPAGSEAVSS